From a single Capsicum annuum cultivar UCD-10X-F1 chromosome 12, UCD10Xv1.1, whole genome shotgun sequence genomic region:
- the LOC107849924 gene encoding cationic amino acid transporter 1 has translation MDVEGDQQTKSEGGIRRRVCSCTKDDFLPEESFKSWGNYANALMQTPTRLIDRILTRSEDEEELEAKSRSQNEMKKTLTWWDLIWFGMGAVIGAGIFVLTGLEANQEAGPAVVLSYAVSGISALLSVFCYTEFAVEIPVAGGSFAYLRVELGDFVAFIAAGNILLEYVIAGAAVARTWTSYFATLLNLNSDKFLIKVDSLAEGYSELDPIAVGVCIIICIIAILSTKGSSRLNYIATIVHIFVIFFIIVCGLIKSDPKNYTPFAPFGARGIFKASAVLFFAYVGFDAVSTMAEETKNPGRDIPIGLIGSMVITTFLYCLLAITLCLMQPYQKIDALAPFSVAFKAVGLNWAQYIVAAGALKGMTSVLLVGAVGQARYLTHISRTHMMPPWFSQVNATTGTPVNATAIMSCATAIIALFTKLDILSNLLSISTLFIFMLVALALLVRRYYIRGETTTANRNKLIAFLLIIVASSIATATYWGLSKHGWIGYCVTLPIWLLATIGLWYFVPNARNPKLWGVPLVPWLPSASIAINIFLLGSIDRASFMRFGVWSGFLLVYYLFFGLHASYDTAKEFERGRGWKNIEEGNGVDSKDVPSATM, from the exons ATGGATGTTGAAGGTGATCAACAAACAAAGTCAGAAGGAGGAATAAGGAGAAGAGTATGTTCATGCACGAAAGACGATTTTCTTCCAGAAGAATCATTTAAAAGCTGGGGAAACTACGCGAATGCACTGATGCAAACGCCAACGAGGCTAATAGATAGGATCCTGACACGTTCTGAAGACGAGGAAGAGTTGGAAGCAAAGTCGCGGAGCCAGAATGAAATGAAGAAGACACTTACTTGGTGGGATTTGATATGGTTCGGAATGGGAGCTGTTATTGGTGCTGGTATATTTGTTCTTACAGGCCTTGAAGCTAATCAAGAAGCTGGTCCTGCTGTTGTTTTATCCTATGCTGTTTCTGGGATCTCTGCTTTGCTCTCTGTGTTTTGCTATACGGAGTTTGCTGTCGAGATTCCTGTAGCAG GTGGTTCATTTGCCTACTTAAGGGTGGAGCTAGGTGATTTTGTTGCTTTCATTGCTGCTGGTAATATACTTCTTGAATATGTGATTGCTGGTGCTGCTGTAGCTCGTACATGGACTTCCTATTTCGCGACTCTGCTAAACTTAAACTCCGATAAATTTCTCATCAAGGTGGATAGTTTAGCTGAAGGATACAGCGAATTAGACCCGATTGCTGTTGGAGTTTGCATCATCATCTGTATAATTGCAATTCTTAGTACAAAGGGCTCATCTCGTCTCAACTACATTGCCACAATAGTTCACATCTTCGTGATCTTTTTCATCATCGTATGTGGCCTAATAAAGTCGGATCCCAAGAACTACACCCCCTTTGCTCCATTTGGTGCTCGTGGGATATTCAAAGCGTCTGCAGTTCTCTTCTTCGCGTATGTTGGATTTGACGCTGTTTCCACTATGGCTGAGGAAACTAAAAACCCTGGAAGAGATATTCCGATTGGACTAATTGGTTCTATGGTGATCACTACTTTTTTGTACTGTTTACTAGCCATAACTTTGTGCCTCATGCAGCCATATCAGAAGATCGATGCTCTTGCTCCATTCTCAGTCGCGTTTAAAGCTGTTGGATTGAACTGGGCACAGTATATCGTGGCTGCAGGAGCTTTGAAAGGTATGACATCGGTGTTGCTGGTGGGCGCAGTTGGTCAGGCTCGTTATCTAACTCATATATCAAGAACTCACATGATGCCTCCGTGGTTTTCTCAAGTAAATGCCACGACAGGTACGCCAGTCAATGCAACGGCTATCATGTCATGCGCGACAGCAATCATCGCCTTATTTACAAAGCTCGATATCCTCTCCAACCTCCTATCAATCTCCACCCTCTTCATTTTCATGCTTGTGGCACTAGCTCTCCTTGTTAGACGTTACTACATTCGCGGAGAGACAACAACTGCAAATCGCAACAAGCTCATCGCGTTTCTCTTGATCATAGTTGCATCCTCCATCGCCACGGCTACTTACTGGGGACTAAGTAAACATGGATGGATTGGCTATTGTGTAACTTTGCCAATATGGTTACTAGCAACAATTGGACTTTGGTATTTTGTACCTAATGCTAGAAATCCAAAACTTTGGGGTGTACCATTAGTGCCATGGTTACCATCAGCTTCTATTgctattaatatttttcttttaggatcAATAGATAGAGCTTCATTCATGAGGTTTGGTGTTTGGAGTGGCTTCTTGTTGGTGTATTATTTGTTTTTTGGACTTCATGCTTCTTATGACACTGCAAAAGAATTTGAAAGGGGTAGAGGATGGAAGAATATTGAAGAGGGAAATGGTGTAGATAGCAAAGATGTTCCTAGTGCCACTATGTAA
- the LOC107851173 gene encoding putative peptidyl-tRNA hydrolase PTRHD1: protein MNTQFCSRYSSLNFTPIFPSLAPAIQLTNLRRRYAVVTSRMDSTTTVSATASGGDNSTEENSVTDTVIQYVVLRRDLIDTWPLGSVVTQGCHAAVAAIWSHKDDDVTLQYCSPSNIDSMHKVTLEVKGETQILNLAEKLKAGGIAHKLWIEQPENIPTCLAIKPYPKSLVSSFFKKLKLCK, encoded by the exons ATGAACACTCAATTCTGCTCCCGTTATTCATCACTCAACTTCACTCCCATTTTCCCCAGCTTAGCTCCGGCGATTCAATTGACGAATCTCCGGCGACGATACGCCGTCGTAACATCTCGTATGGACTCCACAACCACCGTCAGCGCCACCGCTTCCGGCGGCGACAATAGTACAGAGGAGAACTCCGTTACGGATACGGTAATTCAGTACGTTGTTCTACGGAGAGATTTGATTGACACGTGGCCTTTAGGAAGTGTCGTTACGCAAGGCTGCCATGCTGCCGTAGCTGCGATTTGGTCTCATAAGGATGATGACGTCACTCTCCAATATTGTAGCCCTTCCAATATCGATTCGATGCACAAA GTAACTCTTGAAGTGAAGGGTGAAACCCAGATATTGAACTTGGCAGAAAAACTAAAAGCTGGGGGCATTGCTCATAAACTGTGGATTGAACAACCAGAAAACATACCAACCTGTCTTGCCAtaaaaccatatccaaaatcCCTGGTATCTTCATTTTTCAAGAAGCTAAAACTATGTAAATGA
- the LOC107851172 gene encoding uncharacterized protein LOC107851172: MATRGKDTAPPGKEKRGVSPSHPIPHHMRSPNSSATNSPVRKRAESTTSNKSVPNYLKPTVSSSGDSNIHNKPTLNRRRSFDKPPLATSPKTANPKERILRPSSSFSGKTSSTLQNLDRLSRTSHMSKDATSKQRGTGTYARSGSIKKITAAGTASKKQEASSTSHNDTHKTRNDQDGHNSSTTKASITDSSHAVADVIPQAETGQDDTCESRNDQDGLDDSTPKASVITDPPHATEDVTNPQAELSEQEDNQELPVTDTESDVILNNNETEDTNAGEDKSAIEDQEEHNGNVSNAEIVAENQEISKMEEPEEEQLVEKTSPHTPQEPEEITNELSEHNLDENTVKVGDETQKEKEEDGGKETVMAKEGEAVQETNTTVASSIPHCQVVQGKKESVVSNDVIEETASKLREQRKNRVKALAGAFETVISLQEPKA; the protein is encoded by the exons ATGGCAACTAGGGGAAAGGACACTGCTCCACCAGGAAAGGAGAAGAGAGGGGTATCTCCTTCACATCCCATTCCTCATCATATGAGAAGTCCTAATTCATCAGCTACAAACTCTCCGGTGCGGAAGCGAGCAGAGTCAACCACCTCAAATAAGAGTGTTCCCAACTATCTCAAGCCTACAGTGTCTTCATCAGGTGACTCCAACATTCACAATAAACCTACTCTAAATCGCAGAAGATCATTTGACAAGCCTCCTCTTGCTACTTCGCCAAAAACTGCTAATCCTAAAGAGAGAATTCTTCGGCCATCTTCATCGTTTTCAGGCAAGACTAGTTCAACTTTACAGAATTTGGATAGATTATCCAGAACATCTCATATGAGTAAGGATGCCACCAGTAAACAACGTGGCACCGGCACGTATGCTAGATCAGGGAGCATAAAGAAGATTACAGCCGCCGGCACCGCCTCCAAGAAGCAGGAGGCCAGCAGTACTAGTCATAATGATACACACAAAACAAGAAACGATCAAGATGGTCATAATAGTTCAACAACAAAAGCATCAATAACTGATTCTTCTCATGCAGTGGCAGATGTTATTCCTCAGGCTGAAACTGGTCAAGATGACACATGTGAATCAAGAAATGATCAGGATGGTCTCGATGAttcaacacctaaagcatcagTAATAACTGATCCTCCACATGCAACTGAGGATGTTACCAATCCTCAGGCTGAACTATCAGAGCAAGAAGACAATCAAGAATTGCCAGTTACTGATACTGAAAGCGATGTGATCCTTAACAACAATGAAACTGAAGATACTAATGCAGGAGAAGACAAATCAGCCATTGAAGATCAAGAAGAGCATAATGGAAATGTAAGCAATGCTGAAATAGTAGCGGAGAACCAAGAAATCAGTAAGATGGAGGAGCCAGAAGAGGAACAACTTGTTGAAAAAACCAGCCCCCACACCCCTCAAGAACCAGAAGAAATAACCAATGAACTTAGCGAACATAATCTTGATGAGAACACGGTAAAAGTAGGGGATGAGActcaaaaagagaaagaagaggatgGAGGAAAGGAAACTGTTATGGCAAAGGAAGGTGAAGCAGTGCAGGAGACTAATACTACTGTGGCATCATCAATACCTCACTGTCAAGTGGTGCAAGGGAAGAAGGAATCTGTGGTCTCCAATGATGTGATTGAAGAGACTGCAAGTAAGCTTAGAGAGCAAAGGAAGAACAGAGTGAAAGCACTGGCTGGCGCCTTTGAAACTGTCATCTCCTTGCAGGAGCCCAA GGCATAA